In Blattabacterium cuenoti, the following proteins share a genomic window:
- the glnS gene encoding glutamine--tRNA ligase, with protein sequence MNFIEKIIKEDIENGFPIEKIKFRFPPEPNGYLHIGHIKAICLNFELGKKYNSPVILRFDDTNPIGESRKFIESIKKDILFLGFKWDKITYASDYFQKLYELAIELIKKNRAYVDSQSQNKIKLQRKTPFETGVNSFYRNRSINQNLYLFHKMKNGLLKEGSCVLRAKIDMNSTNMNMRDPIMYRILQKKHHRTMNEWCIYPTYDWTHGQCDYFEQISHSLCSLEFENRRPLYNWYLDQIFDKKKIRPKQIEFSRLNLSHTITSKRKIQYLIENKIIPSWDDPRILTISGLRRKGYTSLSLINFIHKIGISKRNNIIDISFLEFLVREHLNKISTRVMVVLRPIKLIIDNYYMNKIEWIEIENNPEDYKFGTRKVPFSKELYIEKDDFLEEEKKEFFRLCIGKEVKLKNAYIIKANYVIKNDKGEIEEIHCTYDKKSKYRKNNNIQLKKRVKSTLHWVSAKHYFPIEIYLYNHLFLKRNPDIPNFKTNINPNSKDKIIGYAEPYLKKARKGDRFQFQRIGYFYVEKKENGDIIFNETVSIKDQWKKMNKNL encoded by the coding sequence TTGAATTTTATTGAAAAGATAATAAAAGAAGATATAGAAAATGGGTTTCCTATAGAAAAAATAAAATTTCGTTTTCCTCCAGAACCTAATGGATATCTTCATATTGGTCACATTAAAGCTATATGCTTAAATTTTGAATTGGGAAAAAAATATAATTCTCCAGTAATATTGAGATTTGATGATACTAATCCTATTGGAGAAAGTCGTAAATTTATAGAATCAATAAAAAAAGATATTTTATTCTTAGGTTTTAAATGGGATAAAATTACTTATGCTTCAGATTACTTTCAAAAATTATATGAATTAGCCATAGAACTAATTAAAAAAAATAGAGCTTACGTAGATAGCCAGTCTCAAAATAAAATAAAATTACAAAGAAAAACCCCTTTTGAAACAGGTGTTAATAGTTTTTATAGAAATAGATCTATAAATCAAAATTTATATCTATTTCATAAAATGAAAAATGGACTTTTAAAAGAAGGATCTTGTGTTTTAAGAGCTAAAATTGATATGAATTCTACAAACATGAATATGAGAGATCCAATAATGTATAGAATTTTACAAAAAAAACATCATAGAACTATGAATGAATGGTGTATATATCCTACTTATGATTGGACTCATGGACAATGTGATTATTTTGAACAAATATCTCATTCTTTATGTTCATTAGAATTTGAAAATAGAAGACCTTTATATAATTGGTATTTAGATCAAATTTTTGATAAAAAAAAAATAAGACCTAAACAAATAGAATTTTCAAGACTAAACTTAAGTCATACTATAACTAGTAAAAGGAAAATACAATATCTTATTGAAAATAAAATTATACCATCTTGGGATGATCCTCGTATATTAACAATATCTGGATTACGTCGTAAAGGATATACTTCTCTTTCCTTGATAAATTTTATTCATAAAATAGGAATTTCCAAAAGAAATAACATTATTGATATATCTTTTTTAGAATTTTTAGTAAGAGAACATTTAAATAAAATTTCTACTAGAGTAATGGTAGTATTACGACCAATTAAATTAATAATAGATAATTATTACATGAATAAAATTGAATGGATTGAAATCGAAAATAATCCTGAAGATTATAAATTTGGTACAAGAAAAGTTCCTTTTTCAAAGGAATTATATATTGAAAAAGATGATTTTTTAGAAGAAGAAAAAAAAGAATTTTTCCGTCTTTGTATTGGAAAAGAAGTAAAACTTAAAAATGCTTATATCATAAAAGCTAATTACGTAATAAAAAATGATAAAGGAGAAATAGAGGAAATACATTGTACCTATGATAAAAAAAGTAAATATAGAAAAAATAATAATATTCAATTAAAAAAAAGAGTAAAAAGTACTTTACACTGGGTTTCTGCAAAACATTATTTTCCAATTGAAATTTATTTATATAATCATCTTTTTCTAAAAAGAAATCCTGATATTCCAAATTTCAAAACAAACATCAATCCAAACTCAAAGGATAAAATAATAGGTTATGCAGAACCTTATTTAAAAAAAGCAAGAAAAGGAGACCGTTTTCAATTTCAAAGAATTGGTTATTTTTATGTAGAAAAAAAAGAAAATGGAGACATTATCTTTAATGAAACAGTTTCTATTAAAGATCAATGGAAAAAAATGAACAAAAATTTATAA
- the rpoC gene encoding DNA-directed RNA polymerase subunit beta' yields the protein MNKKKSNKFNKVTIRLASPEVILRESHGEVLKPETINYRTHKPERDGLFCERIFGPVKDYECACGKYKRIRYKGIVCDRCGVEVTEKKVRRERMGHISLVVPIVHIWCFRTSPNKIGYLLGLSSKKLEMIIYYERYVVIQGGLATKPDGSSFHKGDFLTEEEYLHALNKLPKGNQYLEDSDLNKFIAKMGAECIENLLNLIDLDRLSFELREQANNETSKQRRIEALKRLQVVQSFREGKKNGGNISWMVIHVLSVIPPELRPLVPLDGGRYAASDMTDLYRRVLIRNNRLKRLIEIKAPEVILRNEKRMLQEAVDSLFDNSRKVSAVKSEANRPLKSLSDSLKGKQGRFRQNLLGKRVDYSARSVIVVGPHLKLHECGLPKDMAAELYKPFIIRKLIERGIVKTVKSSKKIIDKRDPIIWDILENVLKGHPVLLNRAPTLHRLGIQAFQPKLIEGKAIQLHPLVCAAFNADFDGDQMAVHLPLSHGAILEAQLLMLASQNILNPANGSPITVPSQDMVLGLYYMTKPLLSNSSIKVKGEGLNFYSPEEVEIAYNQKILDLHAMIKVKVLIREGDNFLEKLVDTTTGRILFNQVVPKEVGYINESLTKKSLREIIGKILHFTDVPTTAKFLDNIKELGFYNAFRGGLSFGLGDIIIPKDKKNMVTHAIKQVDNVKVNYNMGLITNNERYNQVIDIWTNTNAMLTEKVMKHMREDRKGFNPVYMMLDSGARGSKEQIRQLSGMRGLMAKPQKTGSSGGEIIENPILSNFREGLSILEYFISTHGARKGLADTALKTADAGYLTRRLVDAAQDVIIKINDCNTLRGLKISALKKNEEIVETLFDRILGRISLNDILHPKNNKLIVLSGEMIDEKVASIIEKSGIEFVEVRSPLTCEAKMGICSKCYGRNLSTGKIVKKGEAVGVIAAQSIGEPGTQLTLRTFHVGGTAGNIAESSQIRAKYDGIVEFEDLKFVETNKTDSDKKIGMVVSRSTEMKLFNKDKSSILMVNNIPYGASLYVYHKDELKLGDLICKWDLYNAVIVAEFSGIISYEHLEQGVTFQVEIDEQTGFQEKVITEVRNKNLVPTLKIINEKSEELKVYNLPVGAHLMVQDGEKIDIGKILVKVPRKSAKSGDITGGLPRLSELFEARNPSNPAVVSEMDGIVSHGKIKRGSREIIVESKTGEIRKYLVKLSNQILVQENDYVKAGMPLSDGAVTPNDILNIRGARAVQEYLIREIQEVYRLQGVKINDKHFEVIVLQMMRKVEVIDIGDTKFLEGSVEYKDDFIEENDRISQMMIVEDHGSSEVFKDGDLISFRDLRNENAVLKYKNKKLIKTRNAIPATARPILQGITRSALQTKSFISAASFQETTKVLGEAAISSKTDYLHGLKENVIVGHKIPAGTGLREYENISPEIL from the coding sequence GTTCCTATTGTTCATATTTGGTGTTTTAGGACATCTCCAAACAAAATTGGTTATTTGTTAGGACTTTCTTCTAAAAAACTTGAAATGATTATTTATTATGAACGATATGTTGTTATCCAAGGGGGATTAGCTACTAAACCGGATGGTAGTTCTTTTCATAAGGGAGATTTTCTTACTGAAGAAGAATATTTACATGCTTTGAATAAACTTCCAAAAGGGAATCAGTATTTAGAAGATTCTGATCTCAATAAATTTATTGCTAAAATGGGAGCTGAATGCATAGAAAATTTACTAAATCTTATTGATTTAGATAGATTATCATTTGAATTGAGAGAACAAGCTAATAATGAAACTTCTAAACAAAGACGCATTGAAGCATTAAAACGTTTACAAGTAGTTCAATCTTTTAGAGAAGGAAAAAAAAATGGTGGGAATATTTCTTGGATGGTTATCCATGTTTTATCTGTGATTCCTCCTGAATTAAGACCATTAGTCCCATTAGATGGAGGTCGTTATGCTGCTTCTGATATGACAGACTTATATCGTCGTGTTCTTATACGAAATAATCGTTTAAAAAGACTTATAGAAATCAAGGCACCTGAAGTTATTTTACGTAATGAAAAAAGAATGTTACAAGAAGCAGTTGATTCTCTTTTTGATAATTCTAGAAAGGTTTCTGCAGTAAAATCAGAAGCGAATAGGCCTTTAAAATCTTTATCTGATTCATTAAAAGGAAAACAAGGCCGTTTTAGACAAAATCTTCTTGGTAAAAGAGTTGATTATTCTGCACGTTCTGTAATTGTTGTAGGTCCACATTTAAAATTACATGAATGCGGACTTCCAAAAGATATGGCAGCGGAACTTTATAAACCTTTTATTATAAGAAAATTAATTGAAAGAGGGATAGTAAAAACAGTAAAATCTTCTAAGAAAATAATTGATAAGAGGGATCCTATTATATGGGATATTCTTGAAAATGTTTTAAAAGGCCATCCTGTATTATTAAATAGAGCTCCAACTTTACATAGGTTGGGAATTCAAGCTTTTCAACCTAAATTAATAGAAGGAAAAGCGATCCAATTGCATCCTTTAGTATGTGCTGCTTTTAATGCAGATTTTGATGGAGATCAAATGGCCGTTCATTTACCTTTATCTCATGGAGCAATATTAGAAGCTCAACTTTTGATGTTAGCTTCTCAGAATATATTAAATCCTGCTAATGGTTCTCCTATTACAGTACCATCGCAAGATATGGTATTGGGATTATATTATATGACAAAGCCTTTATTATCAAATTCAAGTATAAAAGTGAAAGGAGAAGGATTAAATTTTTATTCCCCAGAAGAAGTTGAAATAGCGTATAATCAAAAAATATTAGATTTACATGCTATGATTAAAGTTAAAGTTCTTATTAGGGAAGGCGATAATTTTTTAGAAAAATTAGTAGATACGACTACAGGTAGAATACTATTTAACCAAGTTGTTCCTAAAGAAGTAGGATATATTAATGAATCTCTTACGAAAAAATCATTAAGGGAAATTATAGGAAAAATATTACATTTTACAGATGTTCCTACTACAGCAAAATTTTTAGATAATATTAAAGAATTAGGTTTTTATAATGCATTTAGAGGAGGATTATCTTTTGGGTTAGGAGATATTATTATACCAAAAGATAAAAAAAATATGGTAACCCATGCTATTAAACAAGTTGATAACGTTAAAGTAAATTATAACATGGGATTAATAACAAATAATGAACGTTATAATCAAGTAATTGATATATGGACTAATACTAACGCTATGCTTACGGAAAAAGTAATGAAGCATATGCGTGAAGATAGAAAAGGTTTTAATCCAGTATATATGATGTTAGATTCTGGTGCTAGAGGTTCTAAAGAACAAATTAGACAACTTTCTGGAATGCGAGGGTTAATGGCAAAACCGCAAAAAACTGGATCATCTGGAGGTGAAATTATTGAAAATCCTATCTTATCTAATTTTAGAGAAGGATTATCCATATTAGAATATTTTATATCCACTCATGGTGCACGTAAAGGGTTAGCTGATACAGCTTTAAAAACAGCAGATGCTGGATATCTTACAAGACGTTTAGTAGATGCAGCACAAGATGTAATTATAAAAATTAATGATTGTAATACATTGCGTGGGTTAAAAATATCTGCTCTGAAAAAAAATGAAGAAATAGTAGAAACTTTATTTGATAGAATTCTAGGACGTATATCATTAAATGATATTTTACATCCAAAAAATAACAAACTAATAGTTTTATCTGGAGAAATGATTGATGAAAAAGTAGCAAGTATAATTGAAAAATCCGGGATAGAATTTGTTGAAGTTAGATCTCCTCTTACTTGTGAAGCTAAAATGGGAATTTGTTCTAAATGTTATGGAAGAAATCTTTCTACAGGAAAGATAGTTAAGAAAGGTGAAGCTGTAGGTGTTATTGCCGCACAATCTATTGGAGAACCGGGAACTCAATTAACTTTGCGAACTTTTCATGTTGGAGGAACAGCAGGTAATATTGCGGAATCTTCACAAATAAGGGCAAAATATGATGGAATTGTAGAGTTTGAAGATTTAAAATTTGTAGAAACAAATAAAACAGATTCCGATAAGAAGATTGGAATGGTAGTATCAAGATCTACAGAAATGAAACTTTTTAATAAAGATAAATCGTCTATTTTAATGGTAAATAATATTCCTTATGGAGCATCTTTATATGTTTATCATAAAGATGAGTTAAAATTAGGAGATTTGATTTGTAAATGGGATTTATATAATGCAGTTATTGTTGCAGAATTTTCTGGAATAATATCTTATGAACATCTAGAACAAGGTGTTACTTTTCAAGTAGAGATAGATGAACAAACTGGTTTTCAAGAAAAAGTAATAACAGAAGTTAGAAATAAAAATTTGGTTCCAACATTGAAAATTATTAATGAAAAAAGTGAAGAATTAAAAGTATATAATTTACCGGTTGGAGCACATTTAATGGTACAGGATGGAGAAAAAATAGATATAGGAAAAATTTTGGTAAAAGTTCCTAGAAAATCTGCTAAATCTGGAGATATTACAGGAGGATTACCTCGTTTATCTGAGTTATTTGAAGCAAGAAATCCTTCAAATCCAGCTGTAGTGTCTGAAATGGATGGAATAGTAAGTCATGGAAAAATAAAAAGAGGTAGCAGAGAGATTATTGTAGAATCTAAAACAGGGGAGATTAGAAAGTATCTTGTAAAATTGTCAAATCAAATTTTAGTTCAAGAAAACGATTATGTAAAAGCGGGAATGCCTTTATCAGATGGAGCGGTAACACCTAATGATATTTTGAATATAAGAGGTGCTAGGGCAGTTCAAGAATATTTAATAAGAGAAATACAAGAAGTATATCGATTACAAGGAGTTAAGATAAATGATAAACATTTTGAAGTAATTGTTTTACAAATGATGAGAAAGGTTGAAGTTATAGATATTGGAGATACTAAATTTTTAGAAGGAAGTGTTGAATATAAAGATGATTTTATAGAGGAAAATGATAGAATATCTCAAATGATGATAGTAGAAGATCACGGATCTTCTGAAGTTTTTAAAGATGGAGATTTAATTAGTTTCAGAGATTTAAGAAATGAAAATGCGGTTTTAAAGTATAAAAATAAAAAACTAATAAAAACAAGAAATGCTATTCCTGCTACAGCTAGGCCTATATTACAGGGAATAACAAGATCAGCTTTGCAAACTAAATCTTTTATATCTGCAGCTTCATTTCAAGAAACAACAAAAGTTCTAGGTGAAGCAGCTATCAGTAGTAAAACTGATTATTTACATGGATTGAAAGAAAATGTTATTGTTGGACACAAGATTCCAGCAGGAACTGGTTTAAGAGAGTATGAAAATATATCTCCAGAGATATTGTAG